A region of Gracilinanus agilis isolate LMUSP501 chromosome 3, AgileGrace, whole genome shotgun sequence DNA encodes the following proteins:
- the LOC123242807 gene encoding nuclear cap-binding protein subunit 2-like isoform X1 — MSGGLLCALDSDSYVQLGQYRDQHFRGDKKDQEKLLQKSCTLYVGNLSFYTTEEQIYELFGKSGDIKKIVMGLDKVKKTACGFCFVEYYCRADAENAMRYINGTRLDDRIIRTDWDAGFKEGRQYGRGRSGGQVRDEYRKDYDAGRGGYGKMCKVTE, encoded by the exons ATGTCTGGAGGGCTTCTGTGCGCGCTGGACAGCGACTCCTATGTACAGCTCGGCCAGTACCGCGACCAGCACTTCCGG GGCGACAAGAAGGACCAGGAGAAGCTGCTGCAGAAGAGCTGCACCCTGTATGTGGGCAACCTGTCCTTCTACACCACTGAGGAGCAGATCTACGAGCTCTTCGGCAAGAGCGGTGACATCAAGAAGATTGTCATGGGCCTGGACAAGGTCAAGAAGACGGCCTGCGGCTTCTGCTTCGTGGA GTACTACTGCCGAGCAGACGCCGAAAATGCCATGCGCTACATCAACGGCACCCGCCTGGACGACCGCATCATCCGCACGGACTGGGATGCCGGCTTCAAGGAGGGCCGGCAGTATGGCCGGGGAAGGTCAGGGGGGCAG GTTCGAGATGAGTATCGGAAGGACTACGACGCCGGCAGAGGCGGCTACGGGAAGATGTGCAAAGTGACCGAGTGA
- the LOC123242807 gene encoding nuclear cap-binding protein subunit 2-like isoform X2 gives MSGGLLCALDSDSYVQLGQYRDQHFRGDKKDQEKLLQKSYAENAMRYINGTRLDDRIIRTDWDAGFKEGRQYGRGRSGGQVRDEYRKDYDAGRGGYGKMCKVTE, from the exons ATGTCTGGAGGGCTTCTGTGCGCGCTGGACAGCGACTCCTATGTACAGCTCGGCCAGTACCGCGACCAGCACTTCCGG GGCGACAAGAAGGACCAGGAGAAGCTGCTGCAGAAGAGCT ACGCCGAAAATGCCATGCGCTACATCAACGGCACCCGCCTGGACGACCGCATCATCCGCACGGACTGGGATGCCGGCTTCAAGGAGGGCCGGCAGTATGGCCGGGGAAGGTCAGGGGGGCAG GTTCGAGATGAGTATCGGAAGGACTACGACGCCGGCAGAGGCGGCTACGGGAAGATGTGCAAAGTGACCGAGTGA